The Ostrinia nubilalis chromosome 17, ilOstNubi1.1, whole genome shotgun sequence genome contains a region encoding:
- the LOC135080232 gene encoding uncharacterized protein LOC135080232, with protein sequence MALWSCCRMAGSRWGLKPTIALWLYTAVVRPIITYASAVWCSKVNQMTTIQKLSSLQRLACITATGALSTTPGAALNALLDLIPLHMHMQKEAKQSTYRICTRTKVRWASQNLIRLKESVLENKLLCMPSDDMHTECNFTKLYSVNIPPRDKWLEGQMSFKEGSHVWYTDGSKKENDVGCGIYEERPKLKVSLNMGTEASIFQAEVFAINKCAEINLERRLRDQHIYINSDSQAALLALKSFEYTSKLVQTCTETLNATKLF encoded by the coding sequence ATGGCTCTGTGGAGTTGTTGTCGAATGGCAGGGTCAAGATGGGGACTAAAACCCACAATCGCCCTATGGCTGTACACAGCGGTCGTGAGACCGATAATAACCTATGCCTCTGCCGTCTGGTGCAGCAAGGTCAACCAAATGACAACAATACAGAAACTGAGCAGCCTACAACGGCTAGCCTGCATCACTGCAACCGGAGCACTATCAACGACACCAGGGGCTGCATTAAATGCTCTGCTTGATCTTATACCACTGCATATGCATATGCAAAAAGAAGCCAAGCAGAGCACATATAGAATCTGCACCCGCACGAAAGTCAGATGGGCTTCTCAAAACCTGATAAGACTCAAGGAATCAGtacttgaaaacaaacttctgtGCATGCCCAGTGACGACATGCATACGGAATGTAACTTCACCAAACTATATTCCGTAAACATACCTCCTAGAGACAAATGGCTAGAAGGCCAAATGTCATTTAAGGAAGGTAGTCACGTCTGGTACACGGACGGATCCAAAAAGGAAAATGATGTAGGTTGCGGGATCTACGAAGAGAGGCCTAAGCTCAAAGTTAGCCTAAACATGGGGACTGAAGCCTCAATCTTCCAAGCCGAGGTCTTTGCCATAAACAAATGTGCAGAGATAAACTTGGAAAGGAGGCTCCGGGATCAACACATCTACATCAACTCAGACAGCCAAGCAGCACTGCTGGCCTTAAAATCCTtcgaatacacgtcaaaattggtgcaaacatgcaccgagacactgaatgcaaccaaactattttaa